In one window of Kitasatospora sp. MMS16-BH015 DNA:
- a CDS encoding DUF3107 domain-containing protein, with the protein MEVKIGVQHAPREIVLDSTQTAEEIEKAVADALAGSAKVFSLTDEHGRRVIVPAERLAYVEIGEPSVRKVGFGTL; encoded by the coding sequence GTGGAGGTCAAGATCGGCGTGCAGCACGCGCCTCGCGAGATCGTTCTCGACAGCACGCAGACCGCGGAGGAGATCGAGAAGGCCGTCGCCGATGCACTGGCCGGTTCGGCCAAGGTCTTCTCGCTGACCGACGAGCACGGCCGCCGTGTGATCGTCCCGGCCGAGCGCCTGGCGTACGTGGAGATCGGCGAGCCGAGCGTGCGCAAGGTGGGCTTCGGCACCCTCTGA
- a CDS encoding DUF3492 domain-containing protein, whose product MRIALLTEGVHPYAQRAGGGWCRRLVEGLAEHEFQLHLLAGDGGGSGGGGGAGEGPATYGPATYELAMWGRRPAGRGPAAHRRRAYVRAYRELVRALVLPGERGSFASGLYRLAELTRQDGALPAFLASGHAQRVLEREWRAPGADTAAGQPLVRDVLVAGDLLEQCLRPLSAPWYGPGPGRLGAVDLCHVVGGGPAALPALVAKRLHGVPFVVTEHGLHLREQYRSYRSAPYRWPVRALLLSFFRLLTEETYREAAVLTPGSAYDQQWQQRCGADPARTRVVHEGTEAVGREAAGVEPEQPVLVWAGALEPGRDADLMLHAYARVRAELPGARLLVYGEESAPGYLDHCKAIAERLELGEGVRFAGLPESTAQAWAAGTVVVFTGLTQRSPRLLADAMLSGRAVISTEVGVAREVVGPSGLLVPPRDPAALAGACLALLRDEERRARFGLAGRLRAQERFAVAPVVTAFREIYLELVSHWPAFPAVDGADGGVPRPFARPAEYWVAGAMAEAH is encoded by the coding sequence GTGCGCATCGCACTGCTCACCGAGGGCGTCCACCCGTACGCACAGCGTGCCGGTGGCGGCTGGTGCAGGCGACTGGTCGAGGGGCTCGCCGAACACGAGTTCCAGCTGCACCTGCTGGCCGGGGACGGTGGCGGGTCCGGTGGCGGGGGTGGTGCGGGGGAGGGGCCCGCGACCTATGGGCCGGCGACGTACGAACTGGCGATGTGGGGGCGGCGGCCGGCCGGACGGGGGCCGGCGGCGCACCGGCGGCGGGCGTACGTGCGGGCGTACCGGGAGTTGGTCCGGGCGCTGGTGCTGCCGGGGGAGCGGGGCTCGTTCGCCTCCGGGCTGTACCGGCTGGCGGAGCTGACCCGGCAGGACGGGGCGCTGCCGGCCTTCCTCGCCTCGGGGCACGCGCAGCGGGTGCTGGAGCGGGAGTGGCGGGCGCCGGGGGCGGACACCGCCGCCGGGCAGCCGCTGGTGCGGGACGTGCTGGTCGCGGGCGACCTGCTGGAGCAGTGCCTGCGGCCGCTCTCGGCGCCCTGGTACGGGCCGGGGCCCGGGCGGCTCGGGGCGGTCGACCTCTGCCACGTGGTCGGCGGCGGGCCGGCGGCGCTGCCGGCACTGGTCGCCAAGCGGCTGCACGGGGTGCCGTTCGTGGTCACCGAACACGGGCTGCACCTGCGCGAGCAGTACCGGAGCTACCGCAGCGCCCCGTACCGCTGGCCGGTCCGCGCGCTGCTGCTGAGCTTCTTCCGGCTGCTCACCGAGGAGACCTACCGGGAGGCGGCAGTGCTCACGCCCGGCAGCGCCTACGACCAGCAGTGGCAGCAGCGCTGCGGGGCCGACCCGGCGCGGACCAGAGTGGTGCACGAGGGTACGGAGGCCGTCGGGCGGGAGGCGGCCGGGGTCGAGCCCGAGCAGCCGGTGCTGGTCTGGGCGGGCGCGCTGGAGCCGGGGCGGGACGCCGACCTGATGCTGCACGCCTACGCCCGGGTGCGGGCCGAACTGCCGGGGGCGCGGCTGCTGGTGTACGGGGAGGAGAGTGCCCCGGGCTACCTGGACCACTGCAAGGCGATAGCGGAGCGGCTCGAACTCGGGGAGGGCGTCCGGTTCGCCGGGCTGCCGGAGAGCACGGCGCAGGCCTGGGCCGCCGGGACGGTGGTGGTCTTCACCGGGCTGACCCAGCGCAGCCCGCGGCTGCTGGCCGACGCGATGCTCAGCGGCCGGGCGGTGATCAGCACCGAGGTGGGGGTGGCCCGCGAGGTGGTCGGGCCCAGCGGGCTGCTGGTGCCGCCCCGGGATCCGGCCGCGCTGGCCGGGGCCTGCCTAGCGCTGCTGCGCGACGAGGAGCGCCGGGCCCGGTTCGGGCTGGCCGGTCGGCTGCGGGCGCAGGAGCGTTTCGCCGTGGCCCCGGTGGTCACCGCCTTCCGCGAGATCTACCTCGAACTCGTCTCGCACTGGCCGGCCTTCCCGGCCGTGGACGGCGCCGACGGCGGTGTGCCGCGCCCCTTCGCCCGCCCCGCCGAGTACTGGGTGGCGGGTGCGATGGCGGAGGCCCACTGA
- the moeZ gene encoding adenylyltransferase/sulfurtransferase MoeZ, whose amino-acid sequence MSLPPLVEPAAELTIDEVRRYSRHLIIPDVGMAGQKRLKNAKVLCVGAGGLGSPALMYLAAAGVGTLGIVEFDVVDESNLQRQIIHGQSDIGRSKGESARDSVKEINPYINVVLHEERLDNSNVMEIFSGYDLIVDGTDNFATRYLVNDAAVLLGKPYVWGSIYRFDGQASVFWAEHGPCYRCLYPEAPPPGMVPSCAEGGVLGVLCASIGSIQVTEAIKLLAGVGEPLVGRLMIYDALEMNYRQVKVRKDPNCVLCGENPTVTELIDYEAFCGVISEEAQEAVAGSTITSKQLKEWLDDEEDIFLIDVREPNEYEIVNIPGAVLIPKDQFLMGNALERMPQDRKIVLHCKTGVRSAEVLAVLKSAGFADAVHLGGGVIGWVNQIEPHKPVY is encoded by the coding sequence GTGTCGCTGCCACCCCTGGTCGAGCCCGCCGCCGAGCTCACCATCGACGAGGTTCGCCGGTACTCCCGCCACCTGATCATCCCGGACGTGGGGATGGCCGGGCAGAAGCGGCTGAAGAACGCCAAGGTGCTGTGCGTCGGCGCCGGCGGCCTGGGTTCGCCTGCCCTGATGTACCTCGCCGCCGCCGGTGTGGGCACGCTGGGCATCGTCGAGTTCGACGTCGTGGACGAGTCGAACCTCCAGCGCCAGATCATCCACGGCCAGTCCGACATCGGCCGCTCCAAGGGCGAGTCCGCGCGCGACTCGGTCAAGGAGATCAACCCGTACATCAACGTGGTGCTGCACGAGGAGCGCCTCGACAACTCCAACGTCATGGAGATCTTCTCCGGCTACGACCTGATCGTGGACGGCACCGACAACTTCGCCACCCGGTACCTGGTGAACGACGCCGCGGTGCTGCTCGGCAAGCCGTACGTGTGGGGTTCGATCTACCGCTTCGACGGCCAGGCCAGCGTGTTCTGGGCCGAGCACGGCCCCTGCTACCGCTGCCTCTACCCGGAGGCCCCGCCGCCGGGCATGGTCCCCTCCTGCGCCGAGGGCGGCGTGCTGGGCGTGCTCTGCGCCTCGATCGGCTCGATCCAGGTCACCGAGGCCATCAAGCTGCTCGCCGGCGTCGGCGAGCCGCTGGTCGGCCGTCTGATGATCTACGACGCCCTGGAGATGAACTACCGCCAGGTGAAGGTCCGCAAGGACCCGAACTGCGTGCTCTGCGGCGAGAACCCGACCGTCACCGAGCTCATCGACTACGAGGCGTTCTGCGGCGTCATCTCGGAGGAGGCCCAGGAGGCCGTCGCCGGTTCGACGATCACCTCGAAGCAGCTCAAGGAGTGGCTGGACGACGAGGAGGACATCTTCCTGATCGACGTCCGCGAGCCCAACGAGTACGAGATCGTCAACATCCCGGGCGCCGTGCTCATCCCCAAGGACCAGTTCCTGATGGGCAACGCCCTGGAGCGCATGCCCCAGGACAGGAAGATCGTCCTGCACTGCAAGACCGGCGTCCGTTCGGCCGAGGTCCTCGCCGTCCTCAAGTCCGCCGGCTTCGCCGACGCCGTCCACCTGGGCGGCGGCGTGATCGGCTGGGTCAACCAGATCGAGCCGCACAAGCCGGTGTACTAG
- a CDS encoding DEAD/DEAH box helicase, translating to MTLPVALTGHDVIGQAKTGTGKTLGFGLPLIERVVVRADIDAGRATEDQLSDHPQALIVVPTRELCTQVTNDLQTAGKVRNVRVLAIYGGRAYEPQVEALQKGVDIIVGTPGRLLDLAGQRKLNLSKVRALVLDEADEMLDLGFLPDVEKIITMLPAKRQTLLFSATMPGQVISLARRYMSQPTHIRAAAPDDTGHTVANIEQHVFRAHSLDKVEMVARILQAEGRGLAMIFCRTKRTAADVADQLTQRGFAAGAVHGDLGQGAREQALRAFRSGKVDVLVCTDVAARGIDVEGVTHVVNYQCTEDEKTYLHRIGRTGRAGASGTAVTLVDWDDIPRWQLINKALELNFNEPEETYSTSPHFYELLKIAPGTKGVLPRSERTRAGLGAETLEDLGETGGRGGRGGRDRDRDRGGRGGERGGRGEAGPGARTAEQRPARPPRERRRTRGGSSAANPAVEAPATEAPLTGPAAEGEAAPRRRRRRNRGGSAAAAAANQAVEAPATTEAPAPAPAMEAPAAGEAAPSRRSRSRRGRSAGQPTAAVETATAAPVAPVETAPAAPAAAPVAVAAAVVETVEVPAPAKRTRTRKAAAAATTTAPVETEAAVVAEVPAPRSRKAAAPKTAAPKAEVLEVVAEAVVEAPVKKTAARKTAAKKVAEAVVAEATEAAPAKRTRKAAAPKAEVVEVVAEVVVEAPVKKTAARKTAAKKVAEATVEIPAPAKRTRKAAAPKAEVVEAVAEVIVEAPVKKTAARKTAAKKAAEAVVAEATEAAPVKRTRKAAAPKAEAVAEVVEAPAKKTTTRKTAAKKAAEAVVAEATVEIPAPAKRTRKAAAPKAETAEVTEAPAKAPRARKAAATAPAEAPVKKTAARKTAAKAPAKS from the coding sequence ATGACGCTGCCGGTCGCGCTGACCGGCCACGACGTCATCGGCCAGGCGAAGACCGGCACCGGCAAGACCCTCGGCTTCGGCCTCCCGCTGATCGAGCGGGTCGTCGTGCGCGCCGACATCGACGCCGGCCGGGCCACCGAGGACCAGCTGAGCGACCACCCGCAGGCGCTCATCGTGGTGCCCACCCGTGAACTCTGCACCCAGGTCACCAACGACCTCCAGACCGCGGGCAAGGTCCGCAACGTCCGCGTGCTCGCCATCTACGGCGGCCGGGCATACGAGCCGCAGGTCGAGGCGCTGCAGAAGGGCGTCGACATCATCGTCGGCACCCCCGGCCGCCTGCTCGACCTGGCCGGCCAGCGCAAGCTCAACCTGTCGAAGGTCCGTGCGCTCGTCCTCGACGAGGCCGACGAGATGCTCGACCTGGGCTTCCTGCCCGACGTCGAGAAGATCATCACCATGCTGCCCGCCAAGCGGCAGACCCTGCTCTTCTCGGCCACCATGCCGGGCCAGGTCATCAGCCTCGCCCGCCGCTACATGAGCCAGCCGACCCACATCCGCGCCGCCGCGCCGGACGACACCGGCCACACCGTGGCCAACATCGAGCAGCACGTCTTCCGTGCGCACTCGCTCGACAAGGTCGAGATGGTCGCCCGCATCCTGCAGGCCGAGGGCCGCGGGCTGGCGATGATCTTCTGCCGCACCAAGCGCACCGCCGCCGACGTGGCCGACCAGCTGACCCAGCGCGGCTTCGCGGCCGGCGCCGTGCACGGCGACCTCGGCCAGGGTGCCCGCGAGCAGGCCCTGCGGGCCTTCCGCTCCGGCAAGGTGGACGTGCTGGTCTGCACCGACGTCGCCGCCCGTGGCATCGACGTCGAGGGCGTCACGCACGTCGTCAACTACCAGTGCACCGAGGACGAGAAGACCTACCTGCACCGGATCGGCCGCACCGGCCGCGCCGGCGCCTCCGGCACCGCCGTGACGCTGGTCGACTGGGACGACATCCCGCGCTGGCAGCTCATCAACAAGGCGCTCGAGCTCAACTTCAACGAGCCCGAGGAGACCTACTCGACCTCCCCGCACTTCTACGAGCTGCTGAAGATCGCCCCGGGCACCAAGGGCGTCCTGCCGCGGTCCGAGCGCACCCGCGCCGGTCTCGGCGCCGAGACCCTCGAGGACCTGGGCGAGACCGGCGGCCGCGGTGGCCGTGGCGGTCGCGACCGTGACCGTGACCGTGGTGGTCGCGGTGGCGAGCGCGGCGGCCGTGGCGAGGCGGGCCCCGGTGCCCGTACCGCCGAGCAGCGTCCGGCCCGCCCGCCGCGCGAGCGCCGTCGCACCCGTGGTGGTTCCTCCGCCGCGAACCCGGCCGTCGAGGCCCCGGCCACCGAGGCTCCGCTGACCGGTCCGGCCGCCGAGGGCGAGGCGGCCCCGCGTCGCCGTCGCCGTCGCAACCGTGGCGGCTCCGCCGCTGCGGCCGCCGCGAACCAGGCGGTCGAGGCCCCGGCCACCACCGAGGCCCCCGCCCCGGCTCCGGCCATGGAGGCCCCGGCCGCCGGCGAGGCGGCCCCCAGCCGCCGCAGCCGCTCGCGGCGCGGTCGCTCGGCCGGTCAGCCGACGGCCGCCGTCGAGACCGCCACGGCCGCCCCGGTCGCCCCGGTGGAGACCGCCCCGGCTGCGCCGGCCGCCGCGCCCGTCGCGGTCGCCGCCGCTGTCGTCGAGACCGTCGAGGTCCCGGCGCCGGCCAAGCGCACCCGCACCCGCAAGGCCGCCGCCGCTGCCACCACCACCGCCCCGGTCGAGACCGAGGCCGCCGTGGTCGCCGAGGTGCCCGCGCCGCGCAGCCGCAAGGCTGCCGCCCCCAAGACCGCCGCGCCCAAGGCGGAGGTCTTGGAGGTCGTCGCGGAGGCCGTCGTCGAGGCTCCGGTCAAGAAGACCGCTGCTCGCAAGACGGCCGCCAAGAAGGTCGCCGAGGCCGTCGTGGCCGAGGCCACCGAGGCCGCCCCGGCCAAGCGCACCCGCAAGGCCGCCGCCCCCAAGGCCGAGGTCGTGGAGGTCGTCGCGGAGGTCGTCGTCGAGGCTCCGGTCAAGAAGACCGCTGCTCGCAAGACCGCCGCCAAGAAGGTCGCGGAGGCCACGGTCGAGATCCCGGCCCCGGCCAAGCGCACCCGCAAGGCCGCCGCCCCCAAGGCCGAGGTCGTGGAGGCCGTCGCGGAGGTCATCGTCGAGGCTCCGGTCAAGAAGACCGCTGCTCGCAAGACCGCCGCCAAGAAGGCCGCCGAGGCCGTCGTGGCCGAGGCCACCGAGGCCGCCCCCGTCAAGCGCACCCGCAAGGCCGCCGCCCCCAAGGCGGAGGCTGTCGCGGAGGTCGTCGAGGCCCCGGCCAAGAAGACCACCACCCGCAAGACGGCCGCCAAGAAGGCCGCCGAGGCCGTCGTCGCCGAGGCCACGGTCGAGATCCCGGCCCCGGCCAAGCGCACCCGCAAGGCCGCCGCCCCCAAGGCCGAGACGGCCGAGGTCACCGAGGCTCCGGCCAAGGCGCCCCGGGCCCGCAAGGCCGCCGCAACCGCCCCGGCGGAGGCTCCGGTCAAGAAGACGGCCGCCCGCAAGACCGCCGCCAAGGCCCCTGCGAAGAGCTGA
- a CDS encoding alpha/beta fold hydrolase gives MSTEQRATAPAEPLPTAVDLPDAVGPDRMVTVPGAVLAVTGPAAGSEGLPPALFVHGLGGSGDNWTELMAELADTVSGEAVDLPGFGWSEPPLDGDHSLSGHVRAVIGYLEASGRGPVHLFGNSLGGAVAVRLAALRPDLVRSLTLISPALPELPPQRTAWPTGLLAVPGVPALLQRAAASGSGAAGAAEVESATARLLDLVYGDAAAIPAEKRARAVAEYRRRAALPHAMAALVGSARGIVSAYTQRGDQALWRQAAQVRVPVLLVYGLKDKLVSYRSARRACAAFADARLLVLPESGHVAMMEHPVQVARAVRELVA, from the coding sequence ATGAGCACTGAGCAGCGGGCGACGGCCCCGGCCGAGCCCCTCCCGACCGCCGTGGACCTCCCCGATGCCGTGGGGCCGGACCGGATGGTGACCGTGCCCGGGGCGGTGCTCGCCGTGACCGGGCCGGCGGCGGGGAGCGAGGGGCTGCCGCCCGCGCTGTTCGTGCACGGGCTCGGCGGGTCCGGGGACAACTGGACGGAGCTGATGGCCGAGCTGGCCGACACCGTCTCCGGCGAGGCGGTGGACCTGCCGGGCTTCGGCTGGTCCGAGCCGCCGCTGGACGGGGACCACTCGCTCTCCGGCCACGTCCGGGCCGTGATCGGTTACCTGGAGGCCTCCGGCCGGGGCCCGGTGCACCTGTTCGGCAACTCGCTGGGCGGCGCGGTGGCCGTTCGGCTGGCTGCCCTGCGGCCGGACCTGGTCCGCAGCCTCACCCTGATCTCCCCGGCCCTGCCCGAGCTGCCGCCCCAGCGCACCGCCTGGCCCACCGGCCTGCTCGCCGTGCCCGGCGTCCCGGCCCTGCTCCAGCGCGCCGCCGCCTCCGGCTCCGGGGCTGCGGGTGCGGCCGAGGTCGAGTCCGCCACCGCGCGGCTGCTCGACCTGGTCTACGGGGACGCCGCAGCCATCCCGGCCGAGAAGCGGGCCAGGGCGGTGGCCGAGTACCGGCGGCGGGCCGCCCTGCCGCACGCGATGGCCGCGCTGGTCGGCAGCGCGCGCGGCATCGTCTCCGCCTACACCCAGCGGGGCGACCAGGCGCTGTGGCGCCAGGCGGCGCAGGTCCGGGTGCCGGTGCTGCTGGTCTACGGGCTCAAGGACAAGTTGGTGTCGTACCGGTCGGCGCGACGGGCCTGTGCGGCGTTCGCCGACGCCCGGTTGCTGGTGCTGCCGGAGTCGGGGCACGTGGCGATGATGGAGCACCCAGTGCAGGTCGCCCGCGCCGTGCGGGAGCTCGTCGCCTAG
- a CDS encoding ferritin-like fold-containing protein, with translation MDTQDGTAQNGQGGQDGTSIGDWTSAAADPGYRAAVLDLLGALAYGELSAFERLAEDAKMAPGLPDKAALARVASAEFQHYQLLHDRLTEVGADPTEVMTPFVEPLESFHRMTAPADWLEGLVKAYVGDAIATDFYREVAVRLDDDTRELVLRVMADTGHAEFAVDRVRQAIAEDPRVGGRLALWGRRLMGEALSQAQRVVAERDALSNLLVGGAQVQGFDLVEVGKMFNRITEAHTKRMAVLGLAS, from the coding sequence ATGGACACTCAGGACGGGACCGCTCAGAACGGTCAGGGCGGTCAGGACGGGACCTCGATCGGCGACTGGACCAGCGCGGCGGCCGACCCCGGCTACCGCGCGGCGGTGCTGGACCTGCTCGGCGCCCTCGCCTACGGCGAGCTGAGCGCCTTCGAGCGGCTCGCGGAGGACGCCAAGATGGCGCCCGGACTGCCGGACAAGGCCGCGCTGGCCCGGGTGGCCTCGGCCGAGTTCCAGCACTACCAGCTGCTGCACGACCGCCTGACCGAGGTGGGCGCGGACCCGACCGAGGTGATGACCCCCTTCGTCGAGCCGCTGGAGTCCTTCCACCGGATGACCGCCCCGGCCGACTGGCTGGAGGGCCTGGTCAAGGCGTACGTGGGCGACGCGATCGCCACCGACTTCTACCGCGAGGTCGCCGTCCGGCTGGACGACGACACCCGGGAGCTGGTGCTCCGGGTGATGGCGGACACCGGGCACGCCGAGTTCGCGGTGGACCGGGTGCGGCAGGCCATCGCCGAGGACCCCCGGGTCGGCGGGCGGCTCGCTCTCTGGGGCCGCCGCCTGATGGGCGAGGCGCTCAGCCAGGCCCAGCGGGTGGTCGCCGAGCGCGACGCGCTCTCCAACCTGCTGGTGGGCGGGGCCCAGGTCCAGGGCTTCGACCTGGTCGAGGTCGGCAAGATGTTCAACCGGATCACCGAGGCGCACACCAAGCGGATGGCGGTGCTCGGGCTCGCCTCCTGA
- a CDS encoding TetR/AcrR family transcriptional regulator produces MTAIQEAQERPRGARLPRSARREQLLGAAQEVFVAQGYHAAAMDDIADRAGVSKPVLYQHFPGKLELYLALLDKHCDALVDAVRDALSATSDNKMRVAATMDAYFNYVSSESGAFRLVFESDLTNEPAVRERVERASDASATLVSKVIAEDTDLPEHESKLLAAGVCGMAQITARYWLSQGLDIPRDEAVRLVASLAWRGLKGFPMHPTDAAADAAGE; encoded by the coding sequence GTGACGGCCATCCAGGAGGCGCAGGAGCGCCCGCGCGGTGCCCGCCTGCCGCGAAGCGCCCGCCGCGAACAACTGCTCGGGGCCGCGCAGGAGGTGTTCGTCGCCCAGGGTTACCACGCTGCGGCCATGGACGACATCGCCGACCGCGCCGGGGTCAGCAAGCCCGTGCTGTACCAGCACTTCCCCGGCAAGCTGGAGCTCTACCTCGCGCTGCTCGACAAGCACTGCGACGCCCTGGTGGACGCCGTCCGCGACGCGCTCTCCGCCACCAGCGACAACAAGATGCGCGTGGCCGCGACGATGGACGCGTACTTCAACTACGTCTCCAGCGAGTCCGGCGCCTTCCGCCTGGTCTTCGAGTCGGACCTGACGAACGAGCCGGCCGTCCGCGAGCGGGTCGAGCGCGCCTCGGACGCCAGCGCGACGCTGGTCAGCAAGGTGATCGCCGAGGACACCGACCTGCCCGAGCACGAGTCCAAGCTGCTCGCCGCCGGCGTCTGCGGAATGGCCCAGATCACCGCCCGGTACTGGCTCTCGCAGGGTCTGGACATCCCGCGCGACGAGGCCGTCCGGCTGGTCGCCAGCCTGGCCTGGCGCGGGCTCAAGGGCTTCCCGATGCACCCGACCGACGCCGCCGCGGACGCCGCGGGCGAGTAG
- a CDS encoding NAD(P)-dependent oxidoreductase, with product MRVLLLGADGFIGRRVADRLLADQDLAVTVLGRRDSADIRFDLTAGSPGALARFLDAAAPQVVINCAGVTYGTSRALIKANTLAVATVCEAIRRSREPARLVHVGSAAEYGPMPAGVPIPETAEPRPVGPYGVSKLAGTELVITSGLDAAVLRVFDVVGPGAPTASLFGRLAEGLRRALEHHERVVRMPDLSGFRDFVDVRDVARAIQAAAVSAATGVINVGSGHAVRARDAAQLLVRASGFEGTISEDARQVLVPSQVVTDLHRGVEQPPRVIEPRAVVEPVQWRQADVRTARDRLGWRTQVPLEESLGDVWLETACRV from the coding sequence ATGAGGGTGCTGCTGCTGGGCGCCGACGGCTTCATCGGCCGTCGGGTCGCCGACCGCCTGCTGGCCGACCAGGACCTCGCGGTCACGGTGCTCGGCCGACGCGATTCGGCCGACATCCGTTTCGACCTCACCGCCGGCAGCCCGGGTGCGCTCGCCCGGTTCCTGGACGCGGCCGCCCCTCAGGTGGTGATCAACTGCGCCGGCGTCACCTATGGCACCTCCCGCGCGCTGATCAAGGCGAACACGCTCGCCGTCGCCACCGTCTGCGAGGCGATCCGTCGCAGCCGGGAGCCCGCCCGGCTGGTGCACGTCGGTTCGGCCGCCGAGTACGGTCCGATGCCCGCCGGGGTGCCGATCCCCGAGACCGCCGAACCGAGGCCGGTCGGCCCGTACGGGGTCTCCAAGCTGGCCGGGACGGAGTTGGTGATCACCTCCGGGCTGGACGCCGCCGTGCTCCGGGTCTTCGACGTGGTGGGCCCCGGGGCGCCGACCGCTTCGCTGTTCGGGCGGCTGGCCGAGGGCCTGCGGCGGGCCCTCGAACACCACGAGCGGGTGGTGCGGATGCCGGACCTGTCCGGATTCCGGGATTTCGTGGACGTGCGGGACGTCGCCCGGGCGATCCAGGCCGCCGCCGTCTCCGCCGCGACGGGCGTGATCAACGTGGGCAGCGGCCACGCCGTCCGGGCCAGGGACGCCGCGCAGCTGCTGGTCCGGGCCTCCGGCTTCGAGGGCACCATCAGCGAGGATGCCCGCCAGGTGCTGGTGCCCAGCCAGGTGGTGACCGACCTGCACCGGGGTGTCGAGCAGCCGCCCCGGGTGATCGAGCCGAGGGCGGTGGTGGAGCCGGTGCAGTGGCGGCAGGCCGATGTCCGGACCGCCCGGGATCGTCTCGGATGGCGGACGCAGGTCCCGCTGGAGGAGTCCCTGGGCGACGTCTGGCTGGAGACGGCCTGTCGGGTCTGA
- a CDS encoding alpha/beta fold hydrolase, which translates to MSTPPFLNLPGCARALRLATPRGEFAAHLAEPAGAVRGTALLVPGFTGSKEDFIALLAPLAEAGYRVVTVDQRGQYESGGPADPAAYAVAELAQDVLAMTGALTETATGLAGDGPLHLLGHSFGGQVVREAVLAAAAGAREGAEAALPWRSLTLLATGPGAIEPGEAARTKLLVDALGSMDLESIWQVMQQMEEGSGATRPRAEIAAFLHRRWLANVPTALAAMGAHLIAAPDRVAELAAVPLPKLVLSGVRDYAWPVEEQTAMAERLGAARVTVPDAGHSPNAEQPAATAAALAAFWA; encoded by the coding sequence ATGAGCACGCCGCCCTTCCTGAACCTCCCCGGCTGCGCCCGGGCCCTGCGGCTGGCCACCCCCCGGGGCGAGTTCGCCGCGCACCTGGCCGAGCCGGCCGGGGCCGTGCGCGGGACGGCGCTGCTGGTGCCCGGCTTCACCGGGAGCAAGGAGGACTTCATCGCCCTGCTGGCCCCGCTCGCCGAGGCCGGCTACCGGGTGGTGACGGTCGACCAGCGTGGCCAGTACGAGTCCGGTGGCCCGGCCGACCCGGCCGCGTACGCCGTCGCCGAGCTGGCCCAGGACGTGCTCGCGATGACCGGGGCCCTCACCGAAACGGCGACCGGCCTGGCCGGGGACGGCCCGCTGCACCTGCTCGGCCACTCCTTCGGCGGCCAGGTGGTCCGCGAGGCCGTACTCGCCGCTGCGGCCGGCGCCCGGGAGGGCGCGGAGGCCGCGCTGCCCTGGCGTTCGCTGACCCTGCTCGCCACCGGCCCGGGTGCGATCGAGCCGGGCGAGGCGGCCCGGACGAAGCTGTTGGTGGACGCGCTCGGTTCGATGGATCTGGAGAGCATCTGGCAGGTGATGCAGCAGATGGAGGAGGGTTCGGGCGCCACCCGGCCGCGGGCCGAGATCGCCGCCTTCCTGCACCGCCGCTGGCTGGCCAACGTGCCGACGGCCCTGGCCGCCATGGGCGCCCACCTGATCGCGGCCCCGGACCGGGTGGCCGAGCTGGCCGCCGTGCCGCTGCCCAAGCTGGTGCTCTCGGGCGTGCGGGACTACGCCTGGCCGGTCGAGGAGCAGACCGCGATGGCCGAGCGCCTCGGCGCCGCCCGGGTGACCGTGCCGGACGCCGGCCACTCCCCCAACGCCGAGCAGCCCGCCGCCACGGCCGCCGCACTCGCCGCCTTCTGGGCCTGA